In the Pocillopora verrucosa isolate sample1 chromosome 4, ASM3666991v2, whole genome shotgun sequence genome, ATTTTGCTGATAACAACCTTGCCCCCAGACCTGACTCACCAGACTACaacaaattatacaaaattcAACCTGTTCTTGATCTTGTGGTACCCAGATTTAAAGCAGTTTACCACCCTAAGAGGGAACTTGCTGTTGATGAGACTCTAATAAAATTCAAAGGCAGAGTTCATTTTAGGCAGTTCATCCCAAGCAAACCTGGCAGGTTTGGAATAAAGGCTTTTACTCTTGCTGAATCAACCAGTGGTTATGTCCTGGGTAGCAAAGTTTACACTGGAAAGGAGGCTGGAGTTGTCCAGAAAGATCTGGGGAAAAAAGCTGTCATGTCTTTGATGGAACCTTTTCTGGGCAAAGGATATTATCTTTTCATGGACAATTATTATACttctgttggtttgtttgagGAGTTAGAAGAGAGGTCCACCCTTGCTTGTGGGACTGTAAGGTCTAACAGAGTAGACCTTCCAAAAGAGATCTGCAATCTTAAGTCCAGACAGGTGAAGCAACTGAAAAGGGGTGAGTCCTTGTACCGACAGAAGGGAACACTGACTTGCGTGACATGGCGTGACAGAAAAGTTGTTAGCATGTTAGCCACTCTTCCTACAGGTGAGGAAGATTCTGATGAAGTGGAGAGATCTGTGAAGGTCAATGGCCattggcaaaagaaaaactttgcccGTCCTGGTGTGATCAACCTCTATAACACTTTCATGGGAGGTGTTGATGTTGCTGACCAGAGAGTGTCAACATATGCTAGACTCATGAGGGGCTCAGTGTGGTACTATAAGTTGTTCTTCTATGTTGTAGAAGTGTGCATTTCAAATGCACACATATTAGAGAACAAATCACTACTTCACACCACCAGAAATGGCCTGCTTTTCAGAAGATCATTGATTGATGAGCTCATCCAACAGCAAAGCTTCCGGAGAGACACAAGATCACCTCAAAATCCAATCCCACAGATTCGATTTAACCAGGGTCACTTTCACCACCTTGTGAGCCACAAAACAAGATCTACATGCAAGGTTCACCTGCAACGTGTGGATACCACATTCAGCTGTGCAGTATGTGGAGTGCGCATGTGTCAAGAGCCATGTTTTCAAAGGTACCACACCCTGAGGGATTACTATTACAATGATGAAGAGCGGGAAGGACCCAGACGTCTAAAGGAAGGAAGGGGGAGGCCTCGGGCAAGGGGAAGAGCAAGAACCTTGCAGAACTGAACATTAATAACATTAAGGCcatgttaaaagtaaaatttttaacctgaattgttttttgaGACAATTAACTTTCCATAACAGTAACTATACAAACTAAAAAGAACATCATCTTGGTACTAAAGTTATTCAACTATACTTACCTGAGAGGTCTGTTATCCAGTGCAAATGAGcaaggttttcattttaaaattatagttTGATGTATTCATATCTTAAATTAATTGAAAGGACGTCtaaattatgtatttttgttgCTGATTACAATTTTTAGGCAAACTTACTGAAAAATGTGCataattatggtaattatgCAAATCGTGACGTCACACATCAAATTTTATCCCATAATATATAACATAGATCAATAGCCCATTTTATACAGATCTCAGATATATATGGTTTATTATGGTTAACTTGAAAACACTATTGTTTACAGTGGCTTTTATCATGACCActcaaatttttcccaaaaaaataagACCCCCGTGGTCCTTTAAGGGTTAACAGGTGCAATTGAagcggaggagtgaaaaaaacgAGGGGGGTACGAGATTAGGTGGACCAGGTATCCCTCGTTTTTGCTCTGTTGCTTTTACTTTTACGGCGCCTTTTACTTTCATGagctgaacgcctggaacaggctacaCAGAATCAGACAGGCTTTGGCAAGAATGAGCCCTCTGGTTCGTTTACTGAGTTGTCTATTCGCTTGTTTTGACAGGAAGACCTCTTACGAGCTTTCCCGAGCTTAACACCGACTGGTTTGGGAACGTCGATCGATGTTCAAGCTACTCAGTGGTACAGTTGGTTAGTGATGGCTGTTAGGGCGTGGTGTGAGACGGCTTTTGAGTTCCTGGAATACTGCTTCAAAGCTTACATGGAAAGAGTGCGGAAAATGAATACTGGCTCTCGTAAAATAAGCCactgataaataaataaactgtgtaacatcaagaaaattggaaaaaatataaatttttcgAAAAGGCCGAATCATGGATGATGGCTTTAATAATTTACGGTTTATTTTCTTATCAAAATTTCTAGAGTATTgcgaagtaaaaataaaaaaatcctt is a window encoding:
- the LOC131774393 gene encoding piggyBac transposable element-derived protein 4-like, which codes for MATSRIDPVTDFAIESDESDVEVEFVDEDDLPLSCVHSGNNFLEHPESDEEVGSDFLSDSGDSEAGEGGESEDDEELETDESIWTEELTTRTDIDFNQAVGMAVDPASLKSSKDFFELFFTDQVWQLLATQTNLYASQKRGPEENSVWYPVSVEEMKAWLALYLCMGIVNKPNIKSYWSTDPILSTPFFPATMSRTRFVQILRYLHFADNNLAPRPDSPDYNKLYKIQPVLDLVVPRFKAVYHPKRELAVDETLIKFKGRVHFRQFIPSKPGRFGIKAFTLAESTSGYVLGSKVYTGKEAGVVQKDLGKKAVMSLMEPFLGKGYYLFMDNYYTSVGLFEELEERSTLACGTVRSNRVDLPKEICNLKSRQVKQLKRGESLYRQKGTLTCVTWRDRKVVSMLATLPTGEEDSDEVERSVKVNGHWQKKNFARPGVINLYNTFMGGVDVADQRVSTYARLMRGSVWYYKLFFYVVEVCISNAHILENKSLLHTTRNGLLFRRSLIDELIQQQSFRRDTRSPQNPIPQIRFNQGHFHHLVSHKTRSTCKVHLQRVDTTFSCAVCGVRMCQEPCFQRYHTLRDYYYNDEEREGPRRLKEGRGRPRARGRARTLQN